The Saccharothrix variisporea genome has a segment encoding these proteins:
- a CDS encoding lipase family protein, producing MRKIFSLSLAAAVLASAVAGPAPASAAPADDAFFTPPSPLPAGAPGDVVRFRVTEAGAITAKVRSWQVMYRSTDALGQPNVVTGMILIPRSVDPATAPIVSFASGTYGPAFRCTPSEMERIGASYEQPAINDMLDAGYAVVMTDYEGYHPDPKTTYVTGRSEGHAVIDVVRAAQKLPETGLSKTAKVVFRGYSQGGGASLWAAQLQPEYAPELNLVGAVGGGVPADLVQVSLQLDGKLGFGFLAYSLIGLDNAYAELDLERYLNDAGKTAFARMQREACTLELLLDYRGKRLSEYTTASPVLTPPWLARVQENKLGGTPIRVPVHEYHGTRDDIVDFAQHKALRDTYCGAGVAVDWKTYDTDHITGVYLGNAGAAAFIADRFAGRPATSNC from the coding sequence TTGCGAAAGATCTTCTCATTATCGCTCGCCGCCGCCGTGCTGGCCAGTGCCGTCGCGGGCCCCGCGCCCGCCTCGGCCGCGCCCGCCGACGACGCCTTCTTCACCCCGCCGAGCCCGCTGCCGGCGGGTGCGCCGGGCGACGTCGTCCGCTTCCGGGTCACGGAAGCGGGCGCCATCACCGCAAAGGTCCGGTCCTGGCAGGTGATGTACCGCTCGACCGACGCTTTGGGGCAACCGAACGTGGTCACCGGGATGATTCTCATCCCCCGTTCGGTGGACCCGGCGACTGCGCCGATCGTCTCCTTCGCCTCGGGCACGTACGGACCGGCGTTCCGCTGCACGCCCTCGGAGATGGAACGCATCGGCGCGTCCTACGAACAACCCGCCATCAACGACATGCTCGACGCCGGCTACGCGGTCGTCATGACCGACTACGAGGGCTACCACCCCGACCCGAAGACCACCTACGTCACGGGCCGGTCCGAGGGGCACGCCGTCATCGACGTCGTCCGGGCCGCGCAGAAGCTGCCCGAGACCGGGCTGTCCAAGACCGCGAAGGTGGTGTTCCGGGGCTACTCGCAGGGCGGCGGCGCCTCCCTGTGGGCCGCGCAGCTCCAGCCCGAGTACGCGCCGGAGCTCAACCTGGTCGGCGCGGTCGGCGGCGGTGTGCCCGCCGACCTGGTGCAGGTGTCGTTGCAGCTCGACGGCAAGCTCGGCTTCGGGTTCCTGGCCTACTCGCTGATCGGCCTGGACAACGCCTACGCCGAGCTGGACCTGGAGCGCTACCTCAACGACGCGGGCAAGACCGCGTTCGCCCGCATGCAGCGCGAGGCGTGCACCCTCGAACTGCTGCTGGACTACCGCGGCAAGCGGCTGTCCGAGTACACCACCGCCAGCCCCGTGCTCACGCCCCCGTGGCTGGCCCGGGTGCAGGAGAACAAGCTGGGCGGCACGCCGATCCGCGTGCCGGTGCACGAGTACCACGGCACCCGCGACGACATCGTGGACTTCGCGCAGCACAAGGCGCTGCGTGACACCTACTGCGGGGCCGGCGTGGCGGTGGACTGGAAGACCTACGACACCGACCACATCACGGGCGTCTACCTGGGCAACGCGGGAGCGGCGGCGTTCATCGCCGACCGGTTCGCGGGCCGCCCGGCCACGTCCAACTGCTGA
- a CDS encoding DUF6801 domain-containing protein, which translates to MKLKTILGAGATAGLVVAGLLTSVGTGSAAPVQVDKTLTFTCPFPLIGNQVLSTRIRATIDTPTSVGGELKTTNFSATVTVPPTATQGLSLVGAATVEGSAEAGVTLDNAGSKLDIKIPGLTVPKTNVPAEGSFDVVASGPVPTAVIPKAGTTTVTVGNYSTTLTPRKADGTETGLGTFTSNCVLDPGQNAELVRFDVSGGGTTTTTTTTTTTTTTTTTTTTKPTTTTTTAPPGGIKYSYTLAGSSNLKNLGGSVALAGSLTADLELSSGKFTADLALNPTSGKFTLFGFVPVESKVEFVSEGKTTGTLVSGAIKSNSKVTIKLPQITVYGIPISAEATCQTVTPSDINLASTPGFDPLKGGKLTGEYAISALKGCGAFNDFISAFTAGTGNTIDMNLTAKTS; encoded by the coding sequence GTGAAGTTGAAGACGATACTGGGCGCGGGCGCGACCGCCGGGCTCGTCGTGGCCGGCCTGCTGACGAGCGTCGGCACGGGCTCCGCCGCACCGGTCCAGGTGGACAAGACGCTCACGTTCACGTGTCCGTTCCCGCTGATCGGCAACCAGGTGCTGTCCACCCGCATCCGGGCCACGATCGACACGCCCACGTCGGTCGGCGGCGAGCTGAAGACGACGAACTTCTCCGCCACGGTGACCGTGCCGCCGACCGCCACGCAGGGCCTGTCCCTGGTCGGCGCGGCGACGGTGGAGGGCTCCGCCGAGGCGGGCGTGACGCTGGACAACGCCGGCAGCAAGCTCGACATCAAGATCCCCGGCCTGACCGTGCCGAAGACGAACGTCCCGGCCGAGGGCTCGTTCGACGTGGTCGCGAGCGGCCCGGTGCCCACCGCGGTGATCCCGAAGGCGGGCACGACCACGGTGACCGTGGGGAACTACTCCACCACCCTGACCCCGCGCAAGGCCGACGGCACCGAGACCGGCCTGGGCACGTTCACCTCGAACTGCGTGCTGGACCCCGGCCAGAACGCCGAGCTGGTGCGGTTCGACGTGAGCGGCGGTGGCACGACCACCACCACGACGACCACGACCACCACCACCACGACGACGACCACCACCACCACCAAGCCGACGACGACCACGACGACGGCGCCTCCCGGCGGCATCAAGTACTCCTACACGCTGGCCGGCTCGTCGAACCTGAAGAACCTGGGCGGCTCGGTGGCCCTGGCCGGCAGCCTGACCGCCGACCTGGAGCTTTCCTCCGGCAAGTTCACCGCCGACCTGGCGCTCAACCCGACCTCGGGCAAGTTCACCCTGTTCGGGTTCGTGCCGGTCGAGTCGAAGGTCGAGTTCGTCAGCGAGGGCAAGACCACCGGCACGCTGGTGTCCGGCGCCATCAAGTCGAATTCGAAGGTCACCATCAAGCTGCCGCAGATCACCGTCTACGGCATCCCGATCAGTGCCGAGGCCACCTGCCAGACGGTCACCCCGTCGGACATCAACCTGGCCTCCACGCCCGGCTTCGACCCGCTCAAGGGCGGCAAGCTGACCGGCGAGTACGCGATCTCGGCGCTCAAGGGCTGCGGCGCGTTCAACGACTTCATCAGCGCCTTCACCGCCGGCACCGGCAACACCATCGACATGAACCTCACCGCCAAGACGTCCTGA
- a CDS encoding type I polyketide synthase — MGTRNELVIGVTTGPDAGLCAAVSGAGGLGVLDLGAGDHRTRDALAQLPTGVSFGVRVPAGCALTVDEVLGLLGERAARLEVVLLGAGTPWSVADIPNRHFVLAEVTSLGEALETGADGVVACGDDGSLSTFVLLQQLLGAAELGVPVWARGGIGPRTAAASVVGGAAGVVLVEELTGLPESSASADGFLAPRLAARYGSVPRLVRAVRSAVEEAVRADLRPVLGAGSLLATALGVGLPVAQGPMTRVSDQPAFAEAVAREGGLPFLALALASGETTRDMMSRTREVLGDRPWGVGVLGFADDAVRAAQLEVIRELRPPAAIISGGLPDQAASLEALGVAAFLHVPSPDLLSGFLAAGARRFVFEGSECGGHVGPQASFPLWEAQIAVLEEFLDSVSDGVQVLFAGGVHDERSAAMVAAMAEPLARRGVGVGVLMGTSYLFTAEAVACGAVLPEFQRQVVSATATELLETAPGHVTRCVPSPYTAEFRAVAAGLSDSREAWAELERLNAGRLRVASKGLRRTGSALEAVSVEEQMASGLFMAGQVAVLRSSVTTVASLHASVTSGAESFRVARAGRVRHELGLTDRPQRRGGPVDVAVVGMACVFPGAPDLETFWANVVGGMDSVGEVPERRWDTATYFGEGADRTPSKWGGFLPEVPFDPLKYGIPPASLAAIEPVQLLALEVAQRALADAGYGSGGFDRSRASVVFGAEAGSDLSNATTLRMVLPSYVDGVPPELADQLPALTEDSFPGRLANVIAGRIANRLDLGGANFTVDAACASSLAAVDVACKELVSGSSDLVLAGGADLHNAIDDYLLFASVGALSPTGRCRTFDASADGIALGEGVACVVLKRLADAERDGDRVYAVIRGVGSASDGRALGLTAPRADGQRRALERAYASAGISPSSVGLVEAHGTGTVVGDRTELATLTEVFTEAGAAPGSCALGSVKSQIGHTKCAAGLAGLIKSALAVWAGVRPPTLFVESPNPAWAVDRSPFAFHRVASPWLEPAASRVAGVSAFGFGGTNFHVVLGGHPSAATVRHGLTRWPAELFLFASERDVARVLALAETGAWSLRDLAFTALSPGPVAVAVVASSVAELVEMLRAALDGRAVEGVYRGGVGGKLAVLFPGQGSQRPGMLSELFVAFPELQRFARMAPPSVFPPALFSPGDVRDAAARVRDTRVAQPALGAVGLAAHELLRRLGVEADMFGGHSYGELVALAAAGALDAATLLELSAARASAVVAAAGEDPGGMAAVTASVAAVEEVLSSAGVDVVVANHNAPRQVVVSGRDVDGALAALRAAGIAGKRIPVACAFHSPVVAAAGSAFAEVLAGCRIGQPDRPVWTNRGAVPYGSDVRRELAAQIGAPVRFVEQVRAMYDAGARVFVEAGPGTVLSGLVREILADQPHTVVALEERPGLAGLLHALARLAVAGVPVRAEWLFAGRGARDVSALPVPRTPGWLVDGQTVRTADGTVVPGGLAPPRRVALAPAFTPTVPDREALIEDFLRTSREFVAVQRDVMLSYLGAPVAPPAAAPQPPIPAPALPTQTTPTTPTPAPASSGTDILTTVVEVIARRTGYPTDLIDPGLDLEADLSIDSIKRTEIATELTGHLDARDRLTSVVKSRTAAAMAEALTPSHQPTGQLPTDLELTGHLPTADADAEKLTGRLPAQGPLVASPGRYEFVPVPVPAEAAMTALVGVHVVVAGGPADLAEEVAGQLSARGAVAVVVSGRRRLDALEQVSGPGQVSGLDPTNGFYQVDGLDRVDGLISLHAYEDEPVLPTTFDLFRSVLGRAGRILAITPGRTHDGLRGFFRSLHREHPDTTCRLVELPPTADLDTIARTAAEEAAIPRDEPVIIAGDTRHTLHLTRRDRVGARAADGPVVERDAVVLLIGGARGITAEVAKALDCHLVLAGRTAPDTAASTADELPGDLHGLRAHFARHNVPPQHIDREARRVLATREVAATLAHLGTRATYHQLDVRDTAALRRLVKEVHAEHGRLDGVVYAAGVIEDRLAVDKDPDSFARVHATKVEGAKALLEELHDLPTPPRFTVFFGSISAATGNRGQTDYAAANDALEALADNHALTVHWGPWSPDTGMVTEELARAYAERGIAVIDPGAGVAALLDELRDGTRGAVVLTASEWS, encoded by the coding sequence ATGGGCACGCGGAACGAACTCGTCATCGGCGTCACCACCGGGCCGGACGCCGGGCTGTGCGCGGCGGTCAGCGGCGCGGGCGGGCTGGGCGTGCTCGACCTCGGTGCGGGCGACCACCGCACGCGCGACGCCCTCGCGCAGCTGCCGACCGGGGTGTCCTTCGGCGTGCGGGTGCCCGCCGGGTGCGCGTTGACCGTGGACGAGGTGCTCGGCCTGCTCGGCGAGCGCGCGGCGCGGCTGGAGGTCGTGCTGCTGGGCGCGGGCACGCCGTGGTCCGTCGCCGACATCCCGAACCGGCACTTCGTGCTGGCCGAGGTGACGTCGCTGGGGGAGGCGCTGGAGACCGGCGCGGACGGCGTGGTGGCGTGCGGCGACGACGGGTCGTTGAGCACGTTCGTTCTGCTCCAGCAGTTGCTCGGGGCCGCCGAACTGGGCGTGCCGGTGTGGGCGCGGGGCGGCATCGGTCCGCGCACCGCCGCCGCGTCCGTCGTCGGTGGCGCGGCCGGGGTCGTGCTGGTGGAGGAGTTGACCGGGCTGCCGGAGTCCTCGGCGTCCGCGGACGGTTTCCTCGCGCCGCGCCTCGCCGCCCGGTACGGCAGCGTGCCCCGGCTGGTGCGGGCCGTGCGGTCGGCGGTGGAGGAAGCCGTGCGCGCGGACCTGCGGCCGGTGCTGGGGGCTGGGTCCCTCTTGGCGACGGCGCTGGGCGTGGGGCTGCCGGTCGCGCAGGGGCCGATGACCCGGGTCAGCGACCAGCCGGCGTTCGCGGAGGCGGTGGCGCGGGAGGGCGGGTTGCCGTTCCTGGCGCTGGCCCTGGCCTCCGGCGAGACGACCCGGGACATGATGAGTCGGACGCGTGAGGTGCTCGGGGACCGGCCGTGGGGCGTCGGTGTGCTCGGGTTCGCCGATGACGCCGTGCGGGCCGCGCAGCTGGAGGTCATCCGGGAGCTGCGCCCGCCGGCCGCGATCATCTCCGGCGGGTTGCCGGACCAGGCGGCCTCGCTGGAGGCGTTGGGCGTCGCCGCGTTCCTGCACGTGCCGTCGCCGGACCTGCTGAGCGGGTTCCTGGCGGCCGGAGCGCGGCGGTTCGTGTTCGAGGGGTCGGAGTGCGGCGGGCACGTCGGGCCGCAGGCGAGCTTCCCGTTGTGGGAGGCGCAGATCGCGGTCCTGGAGGAGTTCCTGGACTCCGTGTCCGACGGGGTGCAGGTGCTGTTCGCGGGCGGCGTGCACGACGAGCGGTCGGCGGCGATGGTGGCCGCGATGGCCGAGCCGCTGGCGCGGCGCGGGGTCGGCGTGGGCGTGCTGATGGGCACGTCCTACCTGTTCACGGCCGAGGCCGTGGCGTGCGGGGCGGTGCTGCCGGAGTTCCAGCGGCAGGTCGTCTCGGCGACGGCCACCGAGCTGCTGGAGACCGCGCCGGGCCACGTCACGCGGTGCGTGCCCAGCCCGTACACGGCCGAATTCCGCGCGGTCGCGGCAGGGTTGTCCGACTCCCGGGAGGCGTGGGCGGAGCTGGAACGCCTCAACGCCGGGCGGTTGCGGGTGGCCAGCAAGGGCCTGCGGCGCACCGGGTCCGCGCTGGAGGCGGTGTCGGTCGAGGAGCAGATGGCGTCCGGGTTGTTCATGGCCGGGCAGGTCGCGGTGCTGCGGTCCTCGGTGACCACGGTGGCGTCGCTGCACGCGTCGGTGACTTCCGGGGCGGAATCCTTCCGTGTCGCGCGGGCTGGGCGGGTGCGGCACGAGCTGGGGTTGACCGACCGGCCGCAGCGGCGCGGGGGACCCGTGGACGTGGCGGTCGTGGGGATGGCGTGCGTGTTCCCGGGCGCGCCGGACCTGGAGACGTTCTGGGCCAACGTGGTCGGCGGGATGGACTCGGTGGGGGAGGTGCCCGAGCGGCGCTGGGACACCGCGACCTACTTCGGCGAGGGTGCGGACCGGACGCCGTCCAAGTGGGGCGGGTTCCTGCCCGAGGTGCCGTTCGACCCGTTGAAGTACGGCATCCCGCCGGCGTCCCTGGCGGCGATCGAGCCGGTGCAGCTGCTGGCGTTGGAGGTCGCGCAGCGGGCGCTGGCCGACGCCGGGTACGGGTCCGGCGGGTTCGACCGGTCGCGGGCGAGCGTGGTGTTCGGGGCGGAGGCGGGCAGCGACCTGTCCAACGCGACGACGTTGCGGATGGTGCTGCCGTCCTATGTGGACGGTGTGCCGCCGGAGCTGGCCGACCAGTTACCCGCGTTGACCGAGGACTCCTTCCCGGGGCGGCTGGCGAACGTGATCGCCGGGCGGATCGCGAACCGGCTCGACCTGGGCGGCGCGAACTTCACCGTGGACGCGGCGTGCGCGTCGTCGCTGGCGGCGGTGGACGTGGCGTGCAAGGAGCTGGTCAGCGGGTCGAGCGACCTGGTGCTGGCCGGTGGCGCGGACCTGCACAACGCCATCGACGACTACCTGCTGTTCGCGTCGGTCGGGGCGCTGTCGCCGACCGGGCGGTGCCGGACGTTCGACGCGTCGGCGGACGGCATCGCACTGGGCGAGGGCGTGGCGTGCGTGGTGCTCAAGCGGCTGGCCGACGCCGAACGCGACGGCGACCGGGTGTACGCGGTGATCCGGGGCGTCGGCAGCGCGTCCGACGGGCGGGCGCTCGGGTTGACCGCGCCGCGTGCGGACGGGCAGCGGCGGGCGTTGGAGCGGGCGTACGCGTCGGCGGGGATCTCGCCGTCGTCGGTCGGGTTGGTGGAGGCGCACGGGACCGGGACGGTCGTGGGCGACCGGACCGAGTTGGCGACGTTGACCGAGGTGTTCACCGAGGCCGGGGCGGCACCCGGGTCGTGCGCGCTGGGGTCGGTGAAGTCGCAGATCGGGCACACCAAGTGCGCGGCGGGGTTGGCGGGGTTGATCAAGTCGGCGCTGGCGGTGTGGGCGGGGGTGCGGCCACCGACGCTGTTCGTGGAGTCGCCGAACCCGGCCTGGGCAGTGGACCGGTCACCGTTCGCGTTCCACCGGGTCGCGTCGCCGTGGCTGGAGCCGGCGGCGTCGCGGGTGGCGGGGGTGAGCGCGTTCGGGTTCGGCGGGACGAACTTCCACGTCGTGCTGGGCGGTCACCCGTCGGCGGCGACCGTGCGGCACGGGCTGACGCGGTGGCCCGCCGAGCTGTTCCTGTTCGCGTCGGAGCGGGACGTGGCTCGGGTGCTGGCGTTGGCCGAGACCGGGGCGTGGTCGTTGCGCGACTTGGCTTTCACCGCGCTTTCGCCCGGTCCGGTGGCTGTGGCGGTGGTCGCCTCTTCGGTGGCCGAGTTGGTCGAGATGCTTCGGGCTGCGCTGGACGGCCGGGCGGTCGAGGGCGTGTACCGGGGTGGGGTCGGCGGGAAGCTGGCCGTGCTGTTCCCCGGTCAGGGCAGCCAGCGGCCGGGGATGCTGTCGGAGCTGTTCGTCGCTTTCCCCGAGCTGCAACGCTTCGCCCGGATGGCACCGCCTTCGGTCTTCCCGCCGGCGCTGTTCTCGCCTGGCGATGTCCGTGACGCCGCCGCCCGCGTGCGGGACACGCGGGTCGCCCAGCCCGCGTTGGGCGCGGTCGGGTTGGCCGCGCACGAGCTGCTGCGCCGACTCGGGGTCGAGGCCGACATGTTCGGCGGCCACAGCTACGGCGAGCTGGTGGCGCTGGCGGCGGCGGGCGCGTTGGACGCGGCGACGTTGCTGGAGCTGAGCGCCGCGCGGGCGTCGGCCGTGGTGGCGGCGGCGGGGGAGGACCCCGGTGGGATGGCCGCCGTGACCGCGTCGGTGGCGGCGGTCGAGGAGGTGCTGTCGTCGGCCGGGGTGGACGTCGTGGTGGCCAACCACAACGCACCGCGGCAGGTGGTCGTGTCGGGGCGGGACGTCGACGGGGCGTTGGCGGCGTTGCGGGCGGCGGGGATCGCTGGAAAGCGGATTCCGGTTGCTTGTGCGTTCCACAGCCCGGTGGTGGCTGCGGCGGGGTCTGCGTTCGCCGAGGTGTTGGCCGGCTGCCGGATCGGTCAGCCCGACCGTCCGGTGTGGACGAATCGCGGGGCCGTGCCGTACGGGTCGGACGTGCGGAGGGAGTTGGCGGCCCAGATCGGTGCGCCGGTGCGGTTCGTGGAGCAGGTGCGCGCGATGTACGACGCCGGGGCTCGGGTGTTCGTGGAGGCCGGGCCGGGGACGGTGTTGAGCGGTCTGGTGCGGGAGATCCTGGCTGACCAGCCGCACACCGTGGTGGCGTTGGAGGAGCGGCCGGGGTTGGCAGGGCTGTTGCACGCCTTGGCGAGGTTGGCCGTGGCCGGGGTGCCGGTGCGGGCGGAGTGGCTGTTCGCCGGGCGGGGTGCGCGGGACGTGTCGGCGTTGCCGGTGCCCCGAACTCCCGGTTGGCTGGTGGACGGGCAGACCGTGCGCACGGCGGACGGCACCGTGGTCCCCGGCGGCCTGGCCCCACCCCGCCGCGTGGCTCTAGCACCCGCGTTCACACCCACGGTCCCGGACCGCGAGGCCCTGATCGAGGACTTCCTCCGCACGAGCCGCGAGTTCGTGGCCGTGCAACGAGACGTGATGCTCTCCTACCTGGGCGCGCCGGTCGCTCCACCAGCAGCCGCCCCCCAGCCCCCCATTCCCGCACCCGCCCTTCCCACACAAACCACTCCCACCACCCCCACCCCCGCTCCCGCTTCCTCCGGCACCGACATCCTCACGACAGTCGTAGAGGTGATCGCCCGCCGCACCGGCTACCCGACCGACCTCATCGACCCCGGCCTGGACCTCGAAGCCGACCTCAGCATCGACTCCATCAAGCGCACCGAGATCGCCACCGAGCTGACCGGCCACCTGGACGCCCGCGACCGCCTCACGTCCGTGGTCAAGTCCCGCACCGCCGCCGCGATGGCCGAAGCCCTGACCCCCTCCCACCAGCCGACCGGTCAACTACCCACGGACCTCGAGTTGACCGGTCATCTACCAACCGCCGACGCCGACGCCGAGAAGTTGACCGGTCGTCTGCCGGCGCAGGGTCCGCTCGTGGCGAGCCCGGGGCGGTACGAGTTCGTGCCGGTCCCGGTGCCCGCCGAGGCGGCGATGACCGCGTTGGTCGGTGTGCACGTCGTCGTCGCGGGTGGTCCGGCGGATCTGGCCGAGGAGGTCGCCGGGCAGTTGTCGGCGCGCGGGGCGGTGGCGGTCGTGGTGAGCGGCCGTCGGCGGTTGGACGCGCTCGAGCAGGTGAGCGGGCCCGGGCAGGTGAGCGGGCTCGACCCGACGAACGGGTTCTACCAGGTGGACGGGCTTGATCGGGTGGACGGGCTGATCTCCCTGCACGCCTACGAGGACGAACCGGTGCTGCCCACCACCTTCGACCTGTTCCGATCGGTGCTGGGACGTGCGGGTCGCATCCTCGCCATCACGCCCGGCAGGACGCACGACGGCCTGCGCGGCTTCTTCCGCTCCCTCCACCGCGAGCACCCGGACACCACCTGCCGCCTGGTCGAACTCCCCCCGACCGCCGACCTCGACACCATCGCCCGCACCGCCGCCGAGGAAGCCGCGATCCCGCGCGACGAACCGGTGATCATCGCGGGCGACACCAGGCACACCCTCCACCTGACCCGCCGCGACCGAGTCGGGGCGCGGGCCGCCGATGGCCCGGTGGTCGAGCGGGATGCCGTCGTCCTGCTGATCGGTGGCGCGCGCGGCATCACGGCGGAAGTGGCCAAGGCACTCGACTGCCACCTGGTCCTGGCCGGCCGCACCGCCCCCGACACCGCTGCAAGCACCGCCGACGAGCTGCCAGGTGACCTGCACGGCTTGCGCGCCCACTTCGCACGCCACAACGTCCCGCCCCAGCACATCGACCGCGAAGCCCGGCGCGTCCTGGCAACACGCGAAGTCGCCGCCACCCTCGCCCACCTCGGCACCCGCGCCACCTACCACCAGCTCGACGTCCGCGACACCGCCGCCCTCCGCCGCCTGGTCAAGGAGGTCCACGCCGAGCACGGCCGCCTCGACGGCGTGGTCTACGCGGCCGGTGTCATCGAGGACCGGTTGGCCGTCGACAAGGACCCCGACTCCTTCGCCCGCGTCCACGCCACCAAGGTCGAAGGCGCGAAGGCGCTCCTCGAGGAGCTCCACGACCTCCCCACCCCACCCCGGTTCACCGTCTTCTTCGGCAGCATCTCCGCCGCCACCGGCAACCGGGGCCAGACCGACTACGCCGCCGCCAACGACGCCCTCGAAGCCCTCGCCGACAACCACGCGCTGACCGTCCACTGGGGACCGTGGTCTCCGGACACCGGCATGGTCACCGAAGAGCTGGCCCGCGCCTACGCCGAACGCGGCATCGCGGTGATCGACCCGGGAGCCGGGGTCGCGGCGCTGCTGGACGAACTGCGCGACGGCACCAGGGGTGCGGTCGTCCTCACCGCCTCGGAGTGGTCATGA
- a CDS encoding acyltransferase domain-containing protein, whose protein sequence is MTGVVLREFGVTGRLGVVNPTPERLQRAEKVARKGRPWRGRDDIWFSPEPLRGKVVFLFPGLEADFAPRVEDLVDDPLDLGTDTLGRHAAAVLTANRVVDEALRRTGIRPDAVAGHSVGEWSAMVSGGLFDAAELQELLWRTDLDALRVPGVEFAVLGCPLDKVELPWPNVVVSHENSANQTVVCGPADEIAELAEHYRRKAVICQVLPFRSGFHTPMLEPYLEQFPIPKLPLHPARIPVWSATTARPFPSDEPAVRDLCRRHLLEPVRFATLLRTLHDDGFRTFVQAGPGTLSSLVSDTLRDRDHLAVAANSPHRSGIEQLRRVATALWVEGGDPDFSALDPAPAPRGALAEFRAVLAEAEAAVAAVLAAQHKIEVSTAAMPHLLDHCFAHQRPGWPDESDLRPVMPATTMIAHLVEAAGRAAPGRVVTDLRDVRFHRWLVAAPGHRVTLSAQDGRAKLGDYADATVTAAHRHPPAPRPWDLPHDERDPVLPAHRLYDERWLFHGPGYRGLTRTVAIGERSIRGRITVPGAPGALLDNVGQLLGHWLVELHPERWIAFPKSIDHLRWHAPEPPIGSTVDCTIRITEVTEDTVRADAQVIRDGEVVIAITGWTDHRFDGGADGGAVHRFPETSTLSRPTADGWWLAVDRWSLASREFYLHKYCGAAERAEYDRCPPTQRRDWLATRVAVKDAVRGALWRDGAPPLFPAEVRVRQHGDRFTAEGLHGLALPPLEVTVLRSTAAAVAWNACAKVVQQQGRDIA, encoded by the coding sequence ATGACCGGCGTCGTGCTGCGCGAGTTCGGGGTCACCGGTCGGCTCGGTGTCGTCAACCCCACGCCCGAACGGCTCCAGCGCGCCGAGAAGGTGGCCCGCAAAGGACGCCCCTGGCGCGGGCGGGACGACATCTGGTTCAGCCCGGAACCGTTGCGCGGCAAGGTCGTCTTCCTGTTCCCCGGTCTGGAAGCCGACTTCGCGCCCCGCGTCGAAGATCTGGTCGACGACCCGCTGGACCTGGGCACGGACACCCTCGGCCGGCACGCGGCGGCCGTGCTGACCGCCAACCGGGTCGTGGACGAAGCGCTGCGCCGCACCGGCATCCGTCCCGACGCCGTCGCCGGGCACAGCGTCGGCGAGTGGAGTGCGATGGTCTCCGGCGGGCTGTTCGACGCCGCCGAACTCCAAGAACTGCTGTGGCGCACGGACTTGGACGCCCTCCGCGTCCCCGGTGTCGAGTTCGCGGTCCTGGGCTGTCCCCTCGACAAGGTGGAACTGCCTTGGCCGAACGTCGTCGTCTCGCACGAGAACTCGGCCAACCAGACCGTGGTGTGCGGCCCGGCGGACGAGATCGCCGAGCTGGCCGAGCACTACCGCCGCAAGGCCGTGATCTGCCAGGTCCTCCCGTTCCGCTCCGGCTTCCACACGCCGATGCTGGAGCCGTACCTGGAGCAGTTCCCGATCCCGAAGCTGCCACTGCACCCCGCGCGCATCCCGGTCTGGTCGGCCACGACGGCTCGCCCGTTCCCGTCGGACGAGCCCGCGGTCCGCGACCTGTGCCGCCGCCACCTGCTGGAACCGGTCCGCTTCGCCACCCTGCTGCGCACCCTGCACGACGACGGCTTCCGCACGTTCGTCCAGGCCGGTCCCGGCACGCTGAGCTCCCTGGTCTCCGACACCCTGCGCGACCGCGACCACCTGGCCGTCGCCGCGAACTCCCCGCACCGCTCGGGGATCGAGCAGCTCAGGCGGGTCGCGACCGCGCTGTGGGTCGAGGGCGGCGACCCGGACTTCAGCGCGCTCGACCCGGCCCCCGCACCGCGGGGCGCCCTGGCGGAGTTCCGGGCCGTGCTCGCGGAGGCCGAAGCGGCGGTCGCCGCGGTCCTGGCCGCCCAGCACAAGATCGAGGTGTCCACGGCCGCCATGCCGCACCTGCTCGACCACTGCTTCGCCCACCAGCGCCCCGGTTGGCCGGACGAGTCGGACCTGCGGCCCGTCATGCCCGCCACGACCATGATCGCGCACCTGGTCGAGGCGGCGGGACGGGCCGCACCCGGCCGGGTCGTCACCGACCTGCGGGACGTCCGCTTCCACCGCTGGCTGGTCGCCGCACCCGGCCACCGCGTCACACTGTCCGCACAGGACGGACGAGCGAAGCTCGGCGACTACGCCGACGCCACCGTCACCGCGGCCCACCGCCACCCGCCCGCGCCACGCCCCTGGGACCTCCCGCACGACGAGCGCGACCCGGTCCTCCCGGCCCACCGCCTCTACGACGAGCGCTGGCTGTTCCACGGCCCCGGCTACCGCGGCCTGACCCGCACGGTCGCCATCGGCGAACGCTCGATCCGGGGCCGCATCACCGTCCCCGGCGCACCCGGAGCCCTGCTCGACAACGTCGGCCAACTCCTCGGCCACTGGCTGGTGGAACTGCACCCGGAACGCTGGATCGCGTTCCCGAAGAGCATCGACCACCTCCGCTGGCACGCGCCGGAACCACCCATCGGGTCCACGGTGGACTGCACGATCCGCATCACCGAGGTCACCGAGGACACCGTGCGCGCCGACGCCCAGGTGATCCGCGACGGCGAGGTGGTCATCGCCATCACCGGCTGGACCGACCACCGCTTCGACGGCGGCGCGGACGGCGGCGCGGTGCACCGGTTCCCCGAGACCAGCACGCTGTCCCGCCCCACCGCGGACGGCTGGTGGCTGGCCGTGGACCGGTGGAGCCTGGCCTCCCGCGAGTTCTACCTCCACAAGTACTGCGGCGCGGCCGAACGCGCGGAGTACGACCGGTGCCCGCCGACACAGCGCCGCGACTGGCTGGCCACCCGCGTCGCGGTCAAGGACGCCGTGCGCGGCGCGCTGTGGCGGGACGGCGCACCGCCGCTGTTCCCCGCCGAGGTCCGGGTCCGGCAGCACGGCGACCGGTTCACCGCCGAAGGCCTGCACGGGCTCGCGCTGCCACCACTGGAGGTCACCGTGCTGCGCTCCACCGCCGCCGCTGTCGCGTGGAACGCGTGCGCCAAGGTCGTTCAACAGCAGGGGAGAGACATCGCATGA